The Oncorhynchus tshawytscha isolate Ot180627B linkage group LG12, Otsh_v2.0, whole genome shotgun sequence genome includes a window with the following:
- the LOC121847882 gene encoding tetranectin-like protein isoform X2 — translation MARLVLPIFLVVSLTLLHQGYSHPSRTRKAVPAPQRAADEDDVKLQLEKLWQEVNSLKEISALQTVCLRGIKAHRKCYLTIEEPKHYHEANEHCIAWGGTLATPRDLNENNDLRDYAKRSAPGTKEFWIGVTDIVKEGQYVDVNSMPISYFNWDKTKKQPTGTKRESCVVLSLAAQGKWHDEVCLGKKKYICEYPIP, via the exons ATGGCGCGTCTGGTTCTCCCCATCTTTTTGGTTGTATCTCTTACCTTGCTCCACCAGGGATATAGCCATCCATCTCGTACCAGGAAAGCAGTACCAGCACCACAGAGAG CGGCAGATGAGGATGATGTAAAGTTGCAGCTGGAGAAGCTGTGGCAGGAGGTGAACTCCCTGAAGGAGATCTCGGCTCTGCAGACAG TTTGTCTTCGTGGCATCAAAGCTCACAGGAAGTGTTACCTGACCATTGAGGAACCCAAGCACTACCATGAGGCCAACGAACACTGCATCGCATGGGGTGGAACACTTGCCACTCCACGTgacctcaatgaaaacaatgaccTGAGGGACTATGCCAAGAGGAGTGCGCCAGGTACCAAGGAGTTCTGGATCGGTGTGACAGACATTGTGAAGGAGGGCCAGTATGTAGACGTCAACAGCATGCCCATCAGCTACTTCAACTGGGACAAGACCAAGAAGCAGCCCACAGGGACAAAGAGGGAGAGCTGTGTCGTGCTCTCATTGGCTGCACAGGGAAAGTGGCATGATGAGGTCTGCCTTGGCAAGAAAAAGTACATTTGTGAATACCCCATTCCCTAA
- the LOC121847882 gene encoding tetranectin-like protein isoform X1, which yields MARLVLPIFLVVSLTLLHQGYSHPSRTRKAVPAPQRDAAADEDDVKLQLEKLWQEVNSLKEISALQTVCLRGIKAHRKCYLTIEEPKHYHEANEHCIAWGGTLATPRDLNENNDLRDYAKRSAPGTKEFWIGVTDIVKEGQYVDVNSMPISYFNWDKTKKQPTGTKRESCVVLSLAAQGKWHDEVCLGKKKYICEYPIP from the exons ATGGCGCGTCTGGTTCTCCCCATCTTTTTGGTTGTATCTCTTACCTTGCTCCACCAGGGATATAGCCATCCATCTCGTACCAGGAAAGCAGTACCAGCACCACAGAGAG ATGCAGCGGCAGATGAGGATGATGTAAAGTTGCAGCTGGAGAAGCTGTGGCAGGAGGTGAACTCCCTGAAGGAGATCTCGGCTCTGCAGACAG TTTGTCTTCGTGGCATCAAAGCTCACAGGAAGTGTTACCTGACCATTGAGGAACCCAAGCACTACCATGAGGCCAACGAACACTGCATCGCATGGGGTGGAACACTTGCCACTCCACGTgacctcaatgaaaacaatgaccTGAGGGACTATGCCAAGAGGAGTGCGCCAGGTACCAAGGAGTTCTGGATCGGTGTGACAGACATTGTGAAGGAGGGCCAGTATGTAGACGTCAACAGCATGCCCATCAGCTACTTCAACTGGGACAAGACCAAGAAGCAGCCCACAGGGACAAAGAGGGAGAGCTGTGTCGTGCTCTCATTGGCTGCACAGGGAAAGTGGCATGATGAGGTCTGCCTTGGCAAGAAAAAGTACATTTGTGAATACCCCATTCCCTAA